One stretch of Rhodanobacteraceae bacterium DNA includes these proteins:
- a CDS encoding DUF11 domain-containing protein — translation MDMRTAAAVITTFMAMVNLAHAAAPRVIYPTERVTVRPGGTSYTWTYGLADTPSLPGQQFQTKDIAQYDVPVSGFNWILTRGRFEYSTDNGGSWTTLVHPTSFSPAYTPVAGKIFRFVDTKPGDTTTNDNIGVSWTLVGNGDTVSSGRSIQVDLAPTDIVSSSALIFDDSPLNFVLASLTPTDVGDNRGGYWQIDSQSNANLFTITYDNTQTDTAQLRKGSAAMPAIGQMVNVTARYFDLYQTDATGAPLPGSGFAKAFSYTVTQNSTTDLAGFGPEFPVNVTTANNQQAPAIARLSNGNFVAVWRSVAQDSDTGSAGGIYARIFNAAGTPQGGEFRISPLDNVSQNQPTVAALSANRFVVAYTDVSNGGDVYYRLVNADTSLGSVLSPHAVSAGNEGAPRVATLSDGNFAMVWTNSLNDISGRVFNGTNGSPLAAEFTVNALTTGTQSQPDIAGLDNSRFVVVWRDNANSGDVYARFASSAGPTGSDIAVAGGANNQANARVAGFADGKFTIAFTDQARDGDAAGEANVYVQRFDATGAAVGGQARANAIVTGNQSQPAISGFSDGSVVVSWTSPLQDLDSNGVFGRRFSAAGSAVDASDFQINEKRQFGQNASALSAGASGGFAAIWVDASQEGQGVANQGVEARVYSGIATPSASITVSPASVAEDGVTNLTYAVTLSPMVPTATTVNIATSGTAVSGNDYTGAVSTLTIPANTASATITINPTTDTTVEPDETLILTVTGGTGYTVGTPSAATGTILNDDFLPPSVSKFFVNSGQGNTNNTTLNGTARLAIAITNPSGNGTSLSGLAITDNFPPGMVVDAVPNPTNTCGGSFAPTPGGSSISLSGGGPLTAANQCTISVMVRATSAGALVNTTGNVSSIEGGAGGTASGTLNVYAPPVVNKSFTPTTIALNQTAVLRLEIQSPTAGLNLSGVNLTDNFPAGMVAGSPALISTTNCGGLVVTDSGGGSFQTGDTGVRLNNFLAPAPVPCVVEMNVVAQTSGALVNTTDAPTSTNGGTGLAATATLTVAPSADLSIIKSDGVTTAVPGGSVTYTIIASNAGPDPVTGATVSDTFPASLTCTWTCVGAGGGTCTASGSGNISNSVNLPSGASVTHTASCTISASATGSLSNTATISSAVFDPNSSNNSATDTDTLTPQADLGITKSNGVTSVNALTSTTYTITASNAGPSNVTSATVADTFPAFCVAPTWNCTGAGGGTCTASGSGNINNSVNLPAGGSVTYTAVCPVSGAATGTLVNTATVTSATTDPVPGNNSATDTDTIIARPSTSVVSLNRASGNPRNAPTATWMITFATPISGLTAANFAAINGGLGGAIVVSPPTEAVGPPSASWNVTVSTGTGSGTLGLNLVNDDGMSHSIGNLPFVGQTFTIDRMAPTAVITMNDTALKIGDSSLVTFSFSEAVTGFDNSDLTIPNGNLTAVSSSNGDVTFTGTYTPNANVEAPVNVIALNMSGVADLAGNTGVGTSNSPNFGIDTLRPTVGIVVADDNLLAGETSLVTFSFSEAVTGFTNADLSIENGNLTPVSSSNGGLTFTATLTPTASIIDPSNLITVDNTGVADSAGNAGSGSTSSNNYAINTVRPTVGVVVADSVLVAGETSLVTFTFSEAVSDFDNADLTIGNGTLSPVITSDGGVTFTATLTPTAGINAPTNVITVNNTGYTNAAGNAGSGSSDSNNYAIDTVSRSLSINDVSVTELDAGSNNLSFTVTVTPAAADGGVSFSIATQDGTALAASDYAAKSLTGQTIAAGASTATFTVSVNGDNLVELDETVLVNLSAVTGAVIGDGQGVGTITNNDSATVQFAPSTLSQLEGSSPMAYAVTLSNPVDTAVTLAVNSAFGTATAADFTPIVADSVNFPAGSTTRTVNVTINPDALDEDDEGYSLTLSALSAAGRNVTLGTAVANGTILDDDALPVLSINSPSQLEGNVGNTPMNFVVTLTPVSGRDVSFTRATADGSATLANNDYLQLTAAPVTIAAGSTSATIPVSIVGDNAFEGNESFSLNITGVSNATPGSLSGTGTILEDDAQPTTTVVNSAVQEPTLVGQPYTVSVTVTAQSSSPLGTVTIRDGGPGSPNCVATLIAGTSPISSGSCLLTSTSAGAKTLTADYAPANGEYQPSTGISTGAHQVNAASTAISASGPPRVRINTSNSFSFALSVDAPGGGSPAGTVTLSSGASSCAVTVPTATPSCSLSFNALGARTVSAAFVPSDSNYNGSNSAGAGNAQTLVFARSDLAVTKSDAISYYQPGDLIVYTVTVRNLGPDTAENFRIVDTIPAGLSNTVWSCDSSGGATCPQSNGVGSLDVTVASFIPGALLNFTFFGNALAEPGSISNTAMVVLATDTTVEDPTPANNSATDINLRDLLFADGFEQPIVNAPTGSFRLPSSALRNAIDEVASAVYTLTDTHGKAVQVYARMFDGQLQYALAARNSDGLLRLGGWRSFDQEPTLSWTAQATDAGWALTGASLD, via the coding sequence ATCGAATGCCAATCTGTTCACCATCACCTATGACAACACGCAGACAGATACCGCACAGCTGCGCAAGGGCAGCGCGGCAATGCCTGCGATCGGACAAATGGTCAACGTGACGGCCCGCTACTTCGATCTGTACCAGACCGATGCGACCGGTGCGCCGCTGCCCGGTTCCGGTTTCGCCAAGGCGTTCAGCTACACGGTGACGCAGAACTCAACCACCGATCTGGCCGGTTTCGGTCCGGAGTTCCCGGTCAACGTGACCACCGCCAACAACCAGCAGGCGCCGGCCATCGCACGGCTTTCGAACGGCAATTTCGTGGCGGTCTGGCGTTCGGTTGCACAGGACAGCGACACCGGCTCCGCTGGAGGTATCTACGCGCGCATTTTCAATGCCGCGGGCACCCCACAAGGTGGCGAGTTCCGCATCTCCCCGCTCGACAACGTCAGTCAGAACCAGCCCACGGTGGCCGCCTTGTCGGCCAATCGCTTCGTCGTGGCGTACACCGACGTGAGCAACGGCGGCGACGTTTACTACCGCCTGGTGAATGCTGACACCAGTCTGGGTTCGGTCCTTTCGCCGCACGCAGTGTCGGCGGGAAACGAGGGCGCGCCGCGGGTTGCGACGCTCTCGGACGGCAATTTCGCCATGGTCTGGACTAATAGCCTCAATGACATTTCGGGCCGGGTATTCAATGGCACCAACGGCTCGCCGCTGGCAGCCGAATTCACCGTCAATGCCTTGACCACAGGCACACAGTCGCAGCCGGATATCGCTGGTCTGGACAACAGCCGCTTTGTAGTGGTCTGGCGCGACAACGCAAATTCAGGTGACGTCTACGCTCGCTTTGCAAGCTCGGCCGGACCAACAGGATCAGATATTGCCGTCGCTGGAGGCGCCAACAATCAAGCTAACGCTCGCGTAGCCGGTTTTGCCGACGGCAAGTTCACCATCGCGTTCACCGATCAGGCGCGCGACGGCGATGCCGCTGGCGAAGCCAATGTCTACGTGCAGCGCTTCGATGCCACCGGCGCTGCGGTCGGAGGCCAGGCGCGCGCCAATGCCATCGTCACCGGCAACCAGTCACAACCGGCCATCAGCGGATTCAGCGACGGATCTGTGGTCGTGTCGTGGACCTCGCCACTGCAGGATCTGGACAGCAACGGCGTGTTCGGCCGGCGCTTTAGCGCAGCAGGTTCGGCGGTCGATGCGAGCGATTTTCAGATCAACGAGAAGCGCCAGTTTGGACAGAATGCGTCAGCGCTCAGTGCCGGCGCCAGCGGCGGCTTCGCGGCAATCTGGGTAGACGCGTCCCAGGAAGGGCAAGGCGTCGCCAACCAGGGTGTGGAAGCCCGCGTGTATAGCGGGATTGCAACGCCCTCGGCCAGCATCACCGTGAGTCCCGCCTCCGTGGCCGAAGACGGCGTCACCAACCTGACCTATGCCGTGACTTTGAGTCCGATGGTACCGACCGCCACCACCGTCAACATCGCCACCTCAGGCACAGCGGTCTCCGGCAACGATTACACGGGCGCGGTCAGCACATTGACGATCCCGGCCAATACAGCCAGTGCCACCATCACCATCAATCCGACTACCGATACGACGGTAGAACCCGATGAGACGTTGATCCTGACCGTAACCGGCGGCACCGGCTACACGGTCGGCACGCCATCTGCTGCTACTGGCACCATCCTGAATGACGATTTCTTGCCACCCTCCGTCAGCAAGTTCTTCGTCAATTCCGGTCAGGGAAACACGAACAACACCACACTCAACGGCACTGCCCGACTGGCAATCGCAATCACCAACCCGTCGGGCAACGGCACCAGTCTGTCGGGTCTGGCGATCACCGACAATTTCCCGCCAGGCATGGTGGTGGATGCAGTACCGAATCCCACCAATACCTGTGGCGGCAGCTTCGCGCCAACGCCGGGCGGGTCGAGTATCAGCTTGAGCGGCGGCGGCCCGCTCACGGCTGCCAATCAATGCACCATATCCGTCATGGTTAGGGCCACCAGCGCAGGCGCCTTGGTGAATACCACCGGCAATGTGTCCTCCATCGAAGGCGGCGCTGGCGGCACGGCATCGGGAACGCTGAACGTGTATGCGCCGCCCGTCGTCAACAAGTCCTTCACGCCAACCACCATTGCCCTGAACCAAACCGCGGTTTTGCGATTGGAAATACAGAGCCCGACGGCCGGCCTCAATCTTTCCGGCGTCAATCTGACCGACAACTTCCCGGCCGGCATGGTCGCGGGATCGCCTGCATTGATCAGCACCACCAACTGCGGCGGGTTGGTCGTGACGGACAGCGGCGGTGGTTCCTTCCAAACGGGCGATACGGGCGTGCGTCTCAACAACTTTCTGGCACCTGCGCCGGTTCCCTGCGTGGTGGAGATGAACGTGGTGGCGCAGACCAGCGGAGCTTTGGTGAACACCACAGATGCGCCAACATCGACCAATGGAGGAACCGGGCTGGCGGCAACCGCAACGCTGACGGTAGCGCCGAGCGCTGATCTGTCCATCATCAAATCCGATGGCGTGACCACGGCGGTCCCTGGCGGTTCCGTGACCTACACGATCATTGCCAGCAATGCTGGCCCGGACCCTGTCACTGGCGCCACTGTGAGCGACACCTTCCCGGCATCGCTCACATGTACCTGGACCTGCGTAGGCGCCGGCGGTGGCACCTGCACGGCGTCCGGCAGCGGCAATATCAGCAATTCGGTCAACCTGCCATCTGGCGCGTCGGTCACGCATACGGCGAGCTGCACGATCAGCGCCTCGGCCACCGGCAGCCTCAGCAACACGGCCACGATCAGCAGTGCGGTGTTTGACCCGAATAGCAGCAACAACAGCGCCACCGACACCGACACCCTGACCCCGCAGGCGGACCTCGGGATCACCAAGAGCAATGGCGTGACCAGCGTCAATGCGCTGACCAGTACCACCTACACCATTACCGCCTCCAATGCCGGGCCCAGCAATGTGACCAGCGCCACAGTGGCGGACACCTTCCCGGCGTTCTGTGTGGCTCCAACCTGGAACTGCACGGGCGCAGGTGGCGGAACGTGCACGGCTTCTGGCAGCGGCAATATCAACAACAGCGTCAATCTACCTGCTGGCGGCAGCGTCACCTACACTGCGGTGTGCCCGGTGTCTGGCGCCGCTACGGGGACCTTGGTCAATACAGCGACGGTCACCAGTGCCACCACCGATCCAGTGCCAGGCAACAACAGCGCCACCGATACCGACACCATCATCGCGCGCCCGAGCACCAGCGTGGTCTCGCTCAATCGTGCCAGCGGCAATCCACGCAATGCACCGACCGCGACCTGGATGATCACCTTCGCGACGCCGATCAGCGGTCTGACTGCGGCGAATTTCGCAGCGATCAACGGCGGTCTGGGCGGCGCCATCGTGGTGTCGCCACCCACCGAAGCGGTGGGCCCGCCCAGTGCGAGTTGGAATGTCACCGTATCGACCGGCACCGGCAGCGGTACGCTTGGGCTGAATCTGGTCAATGACGACGGCATGAGCCACAGCATCGGCAATCTGCCTTTTGTCGGTCAGACTTTCACCATCGACCGCATGGCGCCGACCGCGGTGATCACCATGAACGACACGGCGTTGAAGATCGGCGACAGCTCGCTGGTGACCTTCTCATTTTCGGAAGCGGTCACCGGCTTCGACAATAGCGATCTGACCATCCCCAATGGCAATCTGACAGCAGTCAGCAGCAGCAATGGCGACGTCACCTTCACGGGCACCTACACGCCCAATGCCAACGTTGAAGCGCCCGTCAATGTCATCGCGCTGAACATGAGCGGCGTCGCCGATCTCGCCGGCAATACCGGTGTCGGCACCAGCAATTCGCCCAATTTCGGCATCGACACGCTGCGCCCGACGGTAGGCATCGTGGTTGCCGACGACAATCTGCTGGCGGGTGAGACCTCACTGGTGACGTTCAGTTTTTCGGAGGCAGTCACCGGTTTCACCAATGCCGACCTCTCCATCGAAAACGGCAACCTGACGCCGGTCAGCAGCAGCAACGGCGGCCTCACCTTTACCGCCACATTGACGCCGACCGCGTCGATCATCGATCCCTCCAATCTCATTACCGTCGACAACACAGGTGTTGCTGATTCGGCGGGCAATGCTGGCAGCGGCAGCACCAGTTCGAACAATTACGCCATCAATACCGTGCGCCCCACGGTAGGCGTCGTCGTCGCCGACAGCGTGCTGGTGGCGGGCGAGACCTCACTGGTGACCTTCACCTTCTCGGAAGCGGTGAGCGACTTCGACAACGCTGATCTGACTATCGGCAATGGCACGCTTTCGCCGGTGATCACGTCCGATGGCGGTGTCACCTTTACCGCCACGCTGACGCCAACCGCCGGGATCAACGCGCCGACCAATGTGATCACGGTGAACAACACCGGATACACCAATGCTGCAGGCAATGCCGGCAGCGGCAGCAGCGACTCGAACAACTACGCCATCGATACCGTGTCGCGCTCGCTGTCGATCAACGATGTGTCCGTGACCGAACTGGATGCTGGCAGCAACAACCTCAGCTTCACCGTGACGGTAACGCCAGCGGCGGCTGATGGCGGCGTCAGTTTCAGCATTGCCACACAAGACGGCACCGCCCTGGCTGCCTCCGACTACGCCGCCAAATCGCTGACCGGGCAAACCATTGCGGCGGGTGCATCCACCGCCACGTTCACCGTGTCGGTCAATGGCGATAATCTGGTTGAACTGGACGAGACCGTGCTGGTCAACTTGAGCGCGGTCACCGGCGCGGTGATCGGTGACGGCCAGGGCGTCGGCACCATCACCAACAACGACAGCGCGACGGTGCAGTTCGCGCCGAGCACGCTCAGTCAGTTGGAGGGCAGCTCACCGATGGCTTATGCGGTCACGCTGAGCAACCCTGTCGATACTGCCGTGACCTTGGCCGTGAACAGCGCCTTTGGCACTGCGACGGCCGCAGATTTCACCCCGATCGTGGCCGACAGCGTCAACTTCCCGGCGGGCAGCACCACCCGCACCGTCAACGTGACCATCAACCCCGATGCGCTCGACGAGGACGACGAGGGCTACTCGTTGACGCTCTCCGCCCTGAGTGCCGCAGGTCGCAATGTGACGCTGGGCACGGCAGTTGCGAATGGCACCATCCTCGACGACGACGCCTTGCCGGTGCTGAGTATCAACAGCCCCAGCCAGCTCGAAGGCAACGTCGGCAATACGCCGATGAATTTCGTGGTCACGCTGACGCCGGTGTCGGGTCGTGATGTCAGCTTCACCCGGGCCACGGCTGATGGCAGCGCAACCCTTGCCAACAACGACTACCTGCAGCTCACTGCCGCACCGGTGACCATTGCCGCAGGCAGTACCAGCGCTACCATTCCGGTGAGCATCGTCGGTGACAACGCCTTCGAGGGCAACGAGAGCTTCAGCCTGAACATCACCGGGGTCAGCAACGCCACGCCCGGCAGCTTGAGCGGTACCGGCACCATCCTCGAAGACGATGCACAACCGACCACCACCGTCGTCAACAGCGCCGTGCAGGAGCCCACATTGGTTGGGCAGCCGTACACGGTGAGCGTCACCGTCACTGCGCAGTCCTCCTCGCCACTCGGCACCGTGACCATCCGCGATGGCGGGCCCGGCTCTCCGAATTGTGTGGCGACCCTCATCGCGGGAACCTCGCCGATCAGCAGCGGCAGCTGCCTGCTCACCAGCACCAGTGCTGGCGCCAAGACGCTGACCGCCGACTACGCACCCGCCAACGGTGAGTACCAGCCCAGCACCGGCATCAGCACCGGCGCGCATCAGGTGAACGCGGCCAGCACCGCGATCAGTGCCAGTGGACCACCGCGGGTGCGCATCAACACCAGCAACAGCTTCAGCTTTGCGCTCAGTGTCGATGCCCCCGGCGGCGGATCTCCGGCCGGAACTGTCACCCTGAGCAGCGGCGCCAGCAGCTGTGCCGTGACCGTGCCGACGGCCACGCCCAGTTGTAGTCTGAGCTTCAATGCCCTGGGCGCACGCACCGTCAGCGCGGCCTTTGTGCCGAGCGACAGCAACTACAACGGCAGCAACTCCGCTGGGGCCGGCAATGCCCAGACGCTGGTCTTTGCGCGCTCTGATCTGGCCGTGACCAAGTCCGATGCCATCAGCTACTACCAGCCCGGCGATCTGATCGTCTACACGGTCACGGTGCGCAATCTCGGCCCCGATACCGCCGAGAACTTCCGCATCGTCGATACCATTCCGGCCGGTCTCAGCAACACCGTGTGGTCGTGTGACTCCAGCGGCGGCGCCACCTGTCCGCAAAGCAATGGCGTCGGCAGTCTGGACGTCACGGTTGCAAGCTTCATCCCGGGTGCGCTGCTGAACTTCACCTTCTTCGGCAACGCGCTGGCGGAGCCTGGCTCGATCAGCAACACGGCCATGGTCGTGCTAGCGACGGATACGACGGTCGAAGACCCGACACCCGCCAACAACAGCGCAACCGATATCAATCTGCGTGATCTGCTGTTTGCCGATGGCTTCGAGCAGCCCATCGTCAACGCCCCGACCGGTAGCTTCCGCCTGCCGAGCTCGGCCCTGCGCAACGCCATCGATGAGGTCGCGAGTGCGGTCTATACCTTGACCGATACACATGGCAAGGCCGTTCAAGTGTATGCGCGGATGTTTGACGGGCAACTGCAATACGCGCTGGCCGCGCGCAACAGCGACGGACTCTTGCGCCTCGGGGGCTGGCGCAGCTTTGATCAAGAGCCGACCTTAAGCTGGACCGCTCAGGCCACCGACGCCGGCTGGGCTTTGACCGGGGCCAGTCTCGACTGA
- a CDS encoding sigma-70 family RNA polymerase sigma factor yields METTDLATDLAAIAERIGNGDRDAESALFERYYRAACAVARRHCRPNEPQVEDIVQNVMMDLLQRLRDRRISDPRALPHYLQLSIRNACTAWYRTQSRWQASTEIDTEPLAAEDPPDEVQARRIRNACVRELVSELPVARDRELLRRFYLLEESREEVCLTLEIEESNFRKIINRARMRLREVIKNRGPRELQMPR; encoded by the coding sequence ATGGAAACCACCGACCTGGCGACGGACCTGGCGGCAATTGCCGAGCGCATCGGCAACGGCGATCGCGACGCCGAATCGGCACTTTTTGAACGCTATTACCGCGCGGCCTGCGCGGTGGCACGAAGGCATTGCCGCCCCAACGAGCCACAGGTCGAGGACATCGTGCAGAACGTGATGATGGACCTGCTTCAGCGCCTGCGTGATCGCCGAATCAGTGACCCCAGGGCCCTGCCCCACTATCTCCAGCTGAGCATCCGCAATGCCTGCACCGCATGGTATCGAACGCAGTCGCGCTGGCAGGCCAGTACCGAGATCGATACCGAGCCCCTGGCAGCCGAGGATCCGCCCGATGAAGTCCAGGCCCGGCGGATACGCAATGCCTGCGTGCGCGAGTTGGTCTCGGAGTTGCCGGTCGCCCGGGATCGCGAGCTGTTGAGACGTTTCTATCTCCTGGAGGAAAGCCGCGAGGAGGTGTGCTTGACGCTGGAGATAGAGGAATCGAACTTCCGCAAGATCATCAACCGCGCCCGCATGCGTCTGCGCGAAGTGATCAAGAATCGGGGGCCGCGCGAACTGCAGATGCCGCGTTGA
- a CDS encoding CHAT domain-containing protein, with the protein MRLQAGDRIRLRSQRAQVAPLRVELLCESELSADQRCLVELTADQAAPAASELQEIAFGDGHCAAAATHELAQLAANAGMHRVSAQRYRDLVQRWSRLGVGDRAAAAELGLAEQLLKAGEIADAERVADRAAIDNAKAGNVAYATRSQVTRAVALRRLGQLEESRQLLLATIPEFEELGERSEVANVHFNLALAALMSGNRPWFEFHLHSISQIDASALTPVMQSRIALARARGESAAGHYVQALSEQARAQSVLEGSAFRGDMAVAARNLAMTYLALGMHEEAYQQLTRALTISPASESPQRTASTLLVLAAVDLDNDRPQQAQRWTGAARQIYGQLRMPMEAATAEAGELALELRLGADPHRVIERIEGLRRGYPGTASDTCAALANARTAIGDAASALKTVDDESCRPGSLDKAIDLVEARALAAGVTQPQLAQQQLLAFAQQLSKMLGEASPGLHYAAQRRLTRLRSVWLQLQARQGEPGQSPQSVLEFALATHPLRFQADTGESPPRMSERLASPAIGTILLDADGNDSEVEDLANREILSRLARRAAENGSQLPSLSNIQGRLAPGTWMLVLLGGDTQGLALWLSREGSYTVPLPPLSVQRDLLARLLDRLRSPGTAVAEVVASARELSAALLTGAPGTAPPDALWVLSDEQLSGTPLALLSWPGAEAPLVETTNLSWITSIHDGPEAGAVEIRRFRASLHAIVAANIGNGAYAGLAPLYAATYEPQLIKASMPALELTTRSGAEGTAEALMDALKTPGAIVHLAAHGIARPGLLGYAGVWLAARPDASEPQFLSWLDLADQPLRAQLAVLNACQLGAGSETGNRGSLSFASALANAGVDQVVAATWPVSDAAAGTWVPAFYSHLDPERPDTSAAALRAAQLALRRSRHFRHPYYWASLGHYQALAASR; encoded by the coding sequence GTGAGGCTGCAAGCAGGAGATCGGATACGCCTGCGTAGCCAACGCGCTCAGGTGGCGCCGCTGCGGGTGGAATTGCTCTGCGAGTCGGAGCTCAGCGCCGACCAACGCTGCCTTGTCGAGCTGACGGCTGACCAGGCAGCCCCCGCGGCATCCGAACTGCAAGAGATCGCATTCGGCGACGGCCATTGCGCTGCCGCAGCCACGCACGAACTGGCGCAACTTGCGGCCAATGCCGGCATGCACCGGGTATCGGCGCAGCGCTATCGCGATCTGGTCCAGCGCTGGAGTCGTCTGGGAGTGGGCGACCGCGCAGCCGCAGCGGAGCTGGGCCTGGCCGAGCAGTTACTGAAGGCGGGCGAGATCGCGGATGCGGAACGTGTTGCCGACCGGGCGGCGATCGACAATGCCAAGGCCGGAAACGTCGCCTACGCCACTCGCTCTCAGGTCACCCGTGCTGTCGCGCTGCGGCGTCTGGGCCAGCTTGAGGAATCACGCCAACTGCTGTTGGCCACGATCCCGGAGTTCGAGGAACTGGGCGAACGCAGCGAAGTCGCCAACGTGCATTTCAACCTTGCGCTGGCTGCCCTGATGAGCGGCAACAGGCCATGGTTCGAATTTCATCTGCACAGCATTTCGCAGATCGATGCGTCGGCGCTGACGCCGGTGATGCAAAGCCGGATCGCTCTGGCCCGGGCACGTGGCGAGAGCGCGGCCGGTCATTACGTTCAGGCACTGTCCGAGCAGGCCCGCGCACAGAGCGTGCTGGAGGGCTCGGCTTTCCGCGGCGACATGGCCGTGGCGGCGCGCAATCTGGCGATGACCTATCTGGCGCTGGGCATGCATGAGGAAGCCTACCAACAACTGACGCGGGCGCTGACGATCAGCCCGGCGTCCGAGTCACCACAGCGTACAGCCTCCACGCTGCTGGTGCTCGCCGCGGTCGATCTGGACAATGACCGTCCGCAGCAGGCTCAGCGCTGGACCGGAGCTGCCCGCCAGATCTACGGACAACTGCGCATGCCGATGGAAGCCGCGACTGCCGAGGCCGGCGAACTCGCGCTTGAGCTGCGACTGGGCGCCGATCCGCACCGCGTGATCGAGCGCATTGAGGGCCTGCGGCGTGGCTATCCGGGCACCGCCAGCGACACCTGCGCAGCGCTCGCCAATGCCCGCACTGCCATCGGCGACGCCGCAAGCGCATTGAAGACGGTGGACGACGAAAGCTGCAGACCTGGATCGCTCGACAAGGCAATTGACCTGGTGGAGGCACGCGCGCTGGCTGCGGGCGTCACCCAGCCACAGCTCGCGCAGCAGCAACTGCTGGCCTTCGCACAACAGCTCTCCAAGATGCTCGGCGAGGCCAGCCCGGGATTGCATTACGCGGCGCAGCGCCGTCTGACGCGCCTGCGCAGCGTCTGGCTGCAGTTGCAGGCCAGGCAGGGCGAGCCGGGACAGTCCCCGCAGAGCGTTCTCGAATTTGCGTTGGCCACGCATCCTCTGCGTTTTCAGGCCGACACCGGCGAGTCTCCACCCCGGATGTCGGAACGCCTGGCTTCCCCGGCCATCGGCACCATCCTGCTTGACGCTGATGGCAACGATTCCGAGGTCGAGGACCTCGCAAACCGGGAAATACTGTCGCGACTTGCCCGGCGGGCTGCCGAGAATGGGTCGCAGCTGCCATCCCTCTCGAACATCCAGGGCCGCCTGGCGCCCGGAACATGGATGCTGGTGTTACTGGGTGGCGACACCCAGGGCCTTGCCTTGTGGCTGTCCAGAGAAGGCTCTTACACCGTGCCGCTGCCACCTCTGTCGGTGCAGCGCGATCTGCTCGCCAGATTGCTGGACCGCTTGCGATCGCCCGGCACCGCTGTTGCCGAAGTCGTCGCCAGCGCACGCGAGTTGTCTGCCGCCCTGCTCACCGGCGCGCCCGGCACGGCGCCACCGGATGCGCTCTGGGTACTCAGCGATGAGCAACTCAGCGGCACGCCACTGGCCCTGCTGTCGTGGCCCGGCGCAGAGGCGCCGCTGGTCGAAACCACCAATCTGAGCTGGATCACCAGCATTCACGACGGACCAGAAGCAGGTGCGGTCGAGATCCGGCGTTTCCGAGCAAGCCTGCATGCCATCGTTGCTGCCAACATTGGCAATGGGGCCTACGCCGGGCTGGCGCCGCTTTATGCCGCCACCTACGAGCCACAGCTGATCAAAGCGTCGATGCCGGCACTGGAACTGACCACTCGTTCCGGCGCCGAGGGCACAGCGGAGGCGTTGATGGACGCCCTGAAAACACCCGGCGCCATCGTGCATCTCGCCGCGCACGGTATCGCCCGACCGGGCTTGCTTGGCTACGCCGGCGTCTGGCTGGCGGCCAGACCTGACGCCAGCGAGCCCCAGTTTCTCAGCTGGCTCGATCTTGCTGATCAGCCATTGCGGGCACAGTTGGCCGTGTTGAACGCCTGCCAGTTGGGAGCGGGCTCCGAAACGGGTAATCGTGGCAGCCTGAGTTTCGCCAGCGCCCTTGCCAACGCTGGTGTCGATCAGGTGGTCGCAGCAACCTGGCCGGTCAGTGACGCCGCGGCCGGCACCTGGGTTCCGGCGTTCTATTCCCACCTTGACCCTGAGCGACCAGACACCAGCGCTGCCGCGCTGCGCGCCGCCCAACTGGCATTGCGGCGCTCACGGCACTTTCGGCATCCCTACTACTGGGCTTCGCTGGGGCACTATCAGGCTCTGGCGGCGTCGAGATGA